A segment of the Entomomonas moraniae genome:
AGAAATAGTTGGTTTAAATTGCATAAAACGCCTCAATTACCTATAGAGGATTAGGTATATAAAATCAGAAAATCTACAGTAAAAAATAGAGTCCTAACTTTACTTACATTCAACCCTGTTTGTAAATAGTTTTTAGAAATAAACCCAACTTAATATAAGAAAGATTATTTCAAATAATTACTAATCTGATATTCAAAATAATAGACTAGCGCATTTATACCTTTAGAAAATATAATTGCTACATCAACAAATGAGATCGCAGCATAATACCATTATTCAGACTGGATCTTTAAGTGTTTTTTATAAATATACGCTACAAATAACGTAAAAATGTTACACTTTACACAAATTATATCAAAAGGCTAAATGCATCATGAGATTTCTTTTTCCCACCTGCTGCTTACTATTAACGTCGGCCTGCGTTTATAACCCTCAAACACATAACAATAACGATATCAGTGATGAAAATACGCCTAATAATGCTGATACTACTATTACAAGGTATCAAGAAGGCGACAAAACAATAGAGGAACAACGTATAAAAGGATTTCTTTATTCCGTCAAGGTTATTCCAAAAGAAGGTAAGCCTTACTATTTAATTAATGCTGATGGTGACAATGCAGCATTAAAAAATGCAGGCCCACAGCAAAAAATTCCTTCATGGACTTTATTTAATTGGTAGACTTATGAGATATATCCGCTATCTACTTATTTCTATAACTAGCCTATTATTATGTGGCTGTAGCTATTTTAAGACCACATCACAAAGTGATGTGGCTCCTTTTTATTGGCAACTTCAACAACCAAACTGTAAAGTGGAAACGCAACAAAATAATAATTGCCCAAATATTACTTATAACGGTCTTAATTTTAATAAATTCAAAAAACTAAATACGTTAATAGACAATAAGTTCTTACAAATACTCAATGCAGAAAAAACAACAACATTGGAAGAGTATTTAAAAAATAACCTAGCAAGAGCTAATAATGGTTATCACCTTAATCTTTCTGTGCAGCTAATGTCTGAAAATGATGTACTTATTGTTCTTATGCTGACATTAGAAGAAATACCATCAACAGACCAATATAATGCCCCAAAAGTTAGATTTATAAACTTTGATAAGCATAAACAAAAAGATATTACGTTAAAAGATGCCATCATTACGGATAAAACAGAAAGTTTTTGGTCAACAGCGCAAATTGCTTATAAACAATGGTTAGAAATTCAACAACTCTTAAATAATGAAACCTACCAAAAAGACTGGCCATTTATAAAAACCAATAATGCAGCCCTCCTACCAAAACAATTAATGTTAAAATACAGTGGTAATACTTTGGCACCTTATGCTATGGGGGAACCTACGCTATTTATTCCTTATGAACAGTTACACGAAATTTTAAAACCAGAATACTTACCCCATTAAAAATAAAGGTATAAACAGTGAATCAAACAAATCCTCTTTTAAGTAATTTTGACTTGCCACCTTACTCAAAAATAAAAGCTGAACATGTTGAGCCAGCAGTTGATACTCTTTTAGACACGAATAGGCAAGCAATTAATACCCTGCTAGAACAAACACCTCCGGTACTAACATGGGAAAATACGGTGTTAGCCCTAGATGAAATAGGAGAGAAACTTGGCCGCGCGTGGAGTCCTGTTAGCCACCTGAATGCAGTGATGAATAACGTGGCTTTACGTACAGCCTATGAAGCTTGCCTTCCTAAACTTTCTGAGTATTCGACAGAAATTGGTCAAAACAAACAACTCTTCGAACGCTATAAAGCGTTACAAAATAGTCCGATAGAAAAAAACTTCTCAATTGCACAACAAACAATTCTCAAACATACATTAAGAGACTTTCATTTATCAGGGATCGATCTACCACCAGAACAACAACAACGTTATGGTGAAATCCAAACACTACTTTCTGAGCTTAACAGCAAATTCTCTAATCATGTGTTAGATGCCACTCAAGCATGGACTAAACATGTGACAGATGAGCAAGTATTAAAGGGAGTACCTGATGATGCAAAGTCACAAATGGCAAAAGCGGCGCAAGCAAAAAACTTAACTGGTTGGCTAATTAGTCTTGAGTTCCCTTGTTATTATGCTGTCATTACTTATGCTGATGATAGAAACTTGCGTGAAGAAATCTACCAAGCCTATTGTACTCGCGCATCTAATCAAGGCCCTATAGCTAATCAATTTGACAATGGCCCTGTCATGGAAGAAATATTATCTTTACGCCATGAACTTGCCAAGCTACTGGGTTTTAAAAATTATGCCGAGCTCTCTTTAGCAGACAAGATGGCAGAAACACCTTCTCAAGTATTAAGTTTTTTAAATGACCTCGCGACTCGAAGCAAACCCTTTGCGGAGCAAGACTTAAAAGAACTAAAACAATTTGCAGCAGAGCAAGGTATTAACACTATACAAAGCTGGGATATTAGTTACTTTAGTGAAAAATTAAGAGAAGCTCGCTACAGTGTTTCGGATGAAGCATTACGCGTGTACTTTCCTATTAATAAAGTACTTTCTGGGTTATTTACGATTGTTAAGGCACTCTATGATATCGAAATTTCTGAGTGCTATGATTTTGATACATGGCACCCTAATGTCAGATTATTCGAAATAAAAGAACAAGGAAATACCATTGGCCATTTCTTTTTTGACTTGTATGCCCGTCCTCATAAAAGAGGGGGAGCCTGGATGGATGGCGTACGTGACCGCTATAAAAACAGTCAACAACAAATAGTCACCCCTGTTGCAAATTTAGTTTGTAACTTTATGCCTGCAACAGATGGAAAACCCGCATTACTAACCCATGACGAGGTCACTACGTTATTTCATGAGTTCGGTCATGGGCTCCATCACATGCTGACACGTATTGAATATTCTGGTGCATCAGGAATAAATGGTGTCCCTTGGGATGCTGTGGAATTACCTAGTCAATTTATGGAAAACTGGTGCTGGCAAGAAGAAAGCTTAGCACTTATTTCAGGGCACTACGAAACAGGTGAACCATTACCCAAAGACTTATTACAAAAAATGTTAGCCGCTAAAAACTTTCAAGCAGGCTTTATGATGATAAGGCAGCTTGAGTTCTCTCTATTCGATTTTGAACTGCATACACACTATGATGAAAATCAATCAGTAGAACAAGTGCTTGCCGATGTAAGAAAGCGTGTTTCTGTTATAATCCCACCAAGTTACAATCGTTTTGCTAATAGCTTTTCACATATTTTTGCAGGGGGCTATGCAGCTGGTTACTATAGCTACAAATGGGCAGAATTATTATCAGCAGATGCTTTTTCTCGTTTTGAAGAGGAAGGGATCATGAATCCCCAGACAGGCCGTTTATTTCGTGAAACCATTTTAGCAAAAGGAGGCTCAGAAGAACCAATGGATTTATTTATTGAGTTCCGTGGCCGAAAACCCATGATTGAACCATTATTACGTCACTCTGGTTTTTTACAAGAGATAAATAAATGATAACACCTAAGCGATTTATTGCAGGGGCTATTTGCCCCTCCTGTAAAGAAATTGACAAACTTGTCATGTGGTCAGAAGATAATCTACCTCATAGAGAATGCATGGCCTGCGGCTTCACTGATATTTTTGATGAGCATAAAGAAAAGTCAAACGCCCCTCTCGAGCCGAATACTCGTATCACACCACAGGAGTTCATTGCAAAAAAGGAAAAAATCATTCAATTTTTCCCCAACCCTAAACTGAATAGAAAACCACATTGAATTAATACTATGAAAATAAAGCTTTACCTTAATTTTCATAATACTTCAAGCACTACTAAATATTAATGTATTTCATCATAAACTTAGCATTATTATATTAAAATAGTTAAATTTATAGTGAACCTTATTATCACAAATAGTAAGGTTTATGAATATGGTGCTTATGAGCCTTAAAATATACCATGGAAGTATCAGCTAAAACCTATTTAGAACGTAAAAATAGTTATATAAAATATTATATCGCCTTTGTTTATCTTTTCTTATACAAATCTCAATCTAATTTTGAGACAAAAAAATCACTTTATGATTTACGAATGAGTCTCATGTTTGGTATATTCCCTCGTATGCTTTATAGCTTTTTTTTAACAATTTACTTCGTTAGCAAAAAAGCTATATTAATGATTACAGCAACAGTAGTGTGGTTACTTGCAACTATTATCTTATTATTTATGACTTTACTTAATACAAGTCACAAGATAATTGAGTATACGGTGAGTTGCTAAATTGAAATCTATATTGAAAGGATTACTGCATGTTGTGGTATAGTTGTATTATTGTTACGGCACTGGTTATTTACACTATATTACTCTATGGTTCAACCATTTATGCCTCACTAAACAATACTAATATTTCATCTCCTTTCCTTAGAAAGCTATTTTATGGGCTGTCTTTTACAGCATATAGTAGTGGCTGGATTTATTTAGGGGCACTTGAGTCTGCAGATAATGAACCATGGACTTACTTGCCACTTTTCTTAGGCCCCTTTATAGTTTTTATTTTTTTTCATCGTTTTTTTACTAAAATTCTCGTCATTAGTCATAAAGAAAATATTCCCTCTATCCCTATTTTTTTAGAAAAACGTTATGGTAATTCTAAAGCATTAGCCATTGTCATCACATTGGTGTGCATTATTATTTTTATCCCTTATATTGCCTTGCAATTAAGGGCTGTTATTACTCTACTTTCTGTCACCCTTGAATACGATAGTGACTACTCAATAACTGCCATTAACTATATAGTCCTAGCTGTCACCATATGCCTAGTTTTTTTAATCATTATTATTTCTGGCAGACAAGAAAATCTTGTTCAGAATAAATACAAAAGCTTGTTATTCATTGCATCAATCAGTGCTTTTTTAAAAGTCATCGCATTTATAGTTATTGCTCTTCTCGCTTGCTATCTATTTTATAAGAGCTTCTCGTCTCAAAACTTAGCCATTGATTTTTACTCCATGACTAAATCTATATTTTTTAAAAATTTTAATTTAGCTGAGTTCATATTTCAAACAACAATCTCCATGATGGCTGGTATTTGTATTATTTATCTTTTCCAAACCAATATTGCCAAAGAACAAAAGGTAAAAGATTTTTATGCTGCACGGTGGATATTCTTATTTTATTTATTGATTATTGCGCTTAGTACAATCCCTATTATCATTATTGGTCATTTAATGATTAAAGACATTGGTAATGAGTATTGGCTTATTGTTCTGCCTATATACGAAAAGTCTAGTATATTAATCCTTATAACTGTACTAGGAGGTTTTGCGGCCACAGCTGGTACTACTATTGTTTGCTGTTTTTCTCTATCTCGAATAATAAACCAGACTTTTTTTAGTAACTATTCATTATCGTTGTCTAGCCCCTCTTTCTTTCAACTGCAAACATTTCGTTGGCTATCGATTATTACCATCTTGATGTTAGCGTTCGTTTGTCACTTGTGTCTATCTTATCAAACAACATTAAGCGATATTGGCTGGATATCTTTCGCGGGACTTATTCAACTATTTCCAGCAATGCTGGGAGCACTTTATTGGCGATCGGCTAATAAACAAGGTGTTATCCTCGGTATTTTGCTTGGTATTAGTTTTTGGGCTGCCACATTATTACTTCCATTACTTTTAAAACATGACATTTCACAATTTCCTACGAACTCTATTTTAGAATGGATTGCAGAATTACTCCCATTCCATCTGTCTTACATCACTTTTTGTACCACATTGGCTTTCCTTATCAACTTCACCGTTTTTTTTACATTTTCATTACTATCAAAAAAACGTGTTGTTGAGTATTGGCAGGCCACAAAATTTATTAACCAAAATGGCTACAAGCAAGGCTCAAATGCTTTTGTAGTCACGGTAGAAGACTTACTTCTTATTGCCGCTAGATTTATTGGTGATAAAAAGACGTTAACTCTCTTTGAAAACTTTGCAAGAGAGCAAGAAGTACCATTAGTTTTAAATAATAAAGCAACACCTGAGCTCATTTACTACACAGAGCATTTACTTGCTGAAAAACTCGGAAGCTCAACAGCTAGAGCGATGGTTGGCTCAGCTATTGAAGGTAAAGAAATGCAAATGGAAGATGTCTTATTAATTGCGGATGAGGCTTCTGAAGTTTTGCGTTTTAACCGCTCTTTACTACAGGGCGCATTAGAACATATCGATCAAGGAATTAGTGTTATTGACAAATCGTTACAGCTTGTCTTTTGGAACCAAAGTTACATGGATCTATTCGATTACCCTGAAGATTTTATAACCGCAGGAAAACCTGTTGGTGATATTATTTATTACAATGCCACAAGGGGTATGTGTGGTTCTGGTACCATCGACGAAATCGTCATTAAGCGATTAAAATGGTTATCATTAGGCTCCCCCCATAAATCAGAACGTGTATTTCCAAATGGCCGCGTCATTGAGATCATTGGTAATCCAATGCCAAGTGGTGGATTTGTAACTAGCTTCACTGATATTACCGCCTACCGTGAAGCAGAAAGAAAACTTCAAGAGTCAAATGAGTTGCTAGAACAACGTGTTGATGCAAGAACTAAAGAACTTTCTGAGCTTAATACTGCGCTCATAAAAGCAAAAAGCCATGCTGAACAAGCTAATGAATCAAAAACTCGCTTTTTAGCTGCTGTTAGCCATGATCTAATGCAACCATTAAATGCTGCCAGACTATTTGCATCTTCCCTCTCTCAGGAAGCGCTACCAGCATCGGCAAACTCTCTCATCGATCATTTGGAGCTTTCATTATCTTCTGCTGAAGAGCTTATTTCTGATTTATTAGACATATCTCGCTTAGAAAGTGGGCGCATCGTACCAAAAAATGAGACCGTTTCTTTGGCTATACTATTTGATACCATTAATAAAGAGTTCTCTGCTTTAATACCTGAAGATATTTCATTTAAAGCCCATATTTGCCATGCCTTTGTCAAAACAGATGCTAAGCTACTAAAACGAATATTACAAAATTTCCTAACCAATGCCTTTCGCTATGGGGAAGGACGAGTTATCTTAGGTGCGCGACGCTTAAAAGACCATATCCGTATTGAAGTATGGGATCAAGGACAAGGAATACCTGAGGATAAGCAAAAAATTATTTTTGAAGAATTTAAACGTTTAGACAGCCATCAGACTCGTGCAGAAAAAGGGCTTGGTCTTGGGCTAGCAATCGCTGATGGATTTTGTAAATTATTAAATCATCCAATTGGCGTACGCTCATGGCTAGGAAAAGGTAGTGTCTTCAGCGTTACCGTCCCTATTAGCGCGCCGCCTGTGCCGTCCGTTAATAAAAACGCTGATACTCCAGCCCCATCTATGCCTGTGCCTAATACAACAGCAATCAATATATTGTGTGTTGATAATGAGGAATCTATTTTAATCGGGATGAAAACACTGCTATCTCGTTGGCAATGCAATGTTATGATAGCGAAAGATCAAAAAGAATGCGAAAACATACTTGCTACTGATTTTAAACCACAAATATTACTTATCGACTATCATCTTGATGCCGGCTATACAGGCACAGAACTTATAAGATGGCTACGTGACTACTTAAAGGCCCCTGAACTTCCAGCGATTATTATTAGTGCAGATAACACACCAGAAATAATAGAAAAACTACAACAAGATAAATTAGATTTTATTAAGAAACCCATTAAGCCGGCACAACTAAGAGCTCTTATTAGCCTGCATGTTAACCTAAAATAAAAAAGACATGCTAAACACATATCTTTTTTATAGCAAAATAGTTAATCCTTAATCTTTAGGAAAAGCTAACCGTCTTACATTCGCAATGTTTTCAACAATACGAATCACTTGTGAACTATAACCAAACTCATTGTCATACCATACATACAACACAGCATGATTATCAGTACAAATTGTTGCCGCAGCATCGACAATACCCGCATGGCGAGAGCCAACAAAGTCGCTTGAAACTACTTCTGTAGAATCAATAAAATCTATTTGTCTATTTAACTTAGAATGTAATGCCATATTCCTTAAATAGTCATTTAATGCTTCTCTGGTTGTTGTCTTACCAAGATTTAGATTAAGAATGGCTAAAGAAACGTTAGGGGTAGGTACACGTATAGCATTACCTGTTAATTTTCCTGCCAACTCAGGAAGGGCCTTAGCAGCTGCCGTTGCAGCCCCAGTTTCGGTAATAACCATATTAAGTGCAGCACTACGACCACGACGGCTTCCTTTATGGAAGTTATCAATTAAGTTTTGGTCATTTGTATAGGAATGTACAGTTTCTACGTGGCCATTTTCAATACCAAACTCATCATTAACGACCTTTAATACAGGAACGATGGCATTGGTTGTACAAGAAGCGGCTGAAATAATTTTATCATCTTTGGTAATTAAATTATCATTAACACCATAAACAATATTTTTTAACTTTCCTTTACCTGGGGCTGTTAAAATAACACGTGACACACCTGGGCATTTTAAATGTTGGCCTAAACCCTCTTCATCACGCCATTTACCGGTATTATCAATGACAATCGCATCATTAATACCATACTGAGTATAATCAACAGTGCTAGGGTCACTTGAATAAATAATTTGGATTAAACTACCATTGACAGAAAGTGTATTATTTTTTTCATCTACAATGACAGTGCCTTTAAAAGCTCCATGAACAGAATCTCTGCGTAATAAATTAGCACGTTTCTCTAAATCATCTTCAGAACCTTTACGAACAACAATAGCTCTTAATCTTAAGCCATCACCACTACCTGTTCTTTCAATCATAATACGCGCTAATAGGCGCCCAATACGACCAAAACCATAAAGAACTACATCAGCACCACAATCAGCAGGTTGATCTTCTTGCTTATCAATAATATCAACAAGTTCTTTTCTTAAAAAAGCATCAGGTGTTAAAGACTTTTCATCGCGATACTTAACGGCTAAACGTCCAAGATCAATAGAAGCAGATCCTAAGTTTAACTCAGACATAGCAACCAAAAGTGGATAGGTCTCTTTGACTGAAAGTTCAGCTTCACTTCCAAAACGGTATTGGGTTGAGGCATGAATTTGCAAAATAGAAACAACCGATTGGTTAATTAGGCTCACACCGTAAATAGAAGTAACGACGTGATTCTTACGATATAATTGACCAACTAGCGGGATCATGTTTTCGGCTAATGTTTCACGATCAGTCCACTCAGTAAGACATTTTTGTGATGTTTGTGACACTTACACACCTTCCATTCGTTAATTAGAGGATAAAGGACTGTTCTATTATGCCAAAAAAAAGGCTACTCCATCAATGAAAAGGAATAGCCTTGATGATTATAATTGGTTAAATGATCCAAATAATCCAAATAATGAAGAGTAAAAACAACCATTGTTCCAAATAATAACGGAAACGGTTTCTTTTCTTTAACTCTTTACCACGAGCACGTATTTTATAAAGATACCCAAAAGCTTTATTAATAGCGCCTGTTTTATCCCCTTCTTCATTAGGGGAGGCCGCAGCAGCCACAATATTTTTACCAACCCAATGATTAAACGCTGTAGCCCAACGATATTTCAATGGTCGATCCATATCACAGAAGAAAATAAGACGACGATGATCTGTCATATTTTCAGCATAATGAATATAGGTCTCATCAAAAATAACCCCCTCACCATCACGCCAAGAGTATTTTTCGCCATCAACATCAATAAAACAACGATCATCATTAGGCGTATCTAAACCTAAATGATAGCGTAAAGATCCAGAGTAAGGGTCACGATGAGTCACAAGCCTAGCCCCAGGGGGAAGCTCTGTAAACATAGCGGCTTTAACTGTAGGAATATCCCTTACGAGTGCTGTAGTATAAGGGCATAACTCCATTGCTGATGGGTGGCTATCGCCATACCACTTCAAGTAAAAACGCTTCCATCCTTTACGGAAAAAAGAATTAAATCCTGCATCATCTAACTTATCAGAGCCTTTCACTTTACCAGCTTCTAATAAACGCTCGCCTTCTTCCTTAATTTTTTCCCAGTTTTCTTCAAATACTTTCAGTTCTGGATAAATATCTGTCGAATAAAACGGTTGGCTAGGCAACTTTGACGTTAGATAAATAATAGAATTTAAGGGTGCTAAAAAGGTCGAGTGATCTTTTATTTGACGTGACCATTTATGACGAACACGCCCACGGAAATGCACAAACAACACACTCGCAATAAGCAATCCAATAATGATAATTTTCAATTATTCCACCTACCTATTGTATAAATTTATTGTGATAAGCTTTTTAATACAAATACTTTATTAAAGAAGCACTATAATAACAAGTTAATCTAGTCCTATAAATATGGCGCTAAAAAATAATAGGGATATATAGCCTCAAATCAAACTATACCTCTAACAAAAATGTCACAGGCCCATCATTGATAAGATCAATTTGCATATGCGCACCAAACTGCCCAGTTGCTACAATGTCATATTTCTGTTTAGCTTGGCCTAATAAATAATTAAACAACTGCTCACCTAACAAAGGATCTGCCGCACTTGAAAAACTAGGTCTTAAGCCACTTTTGGTATTAGCTACTAGCGTAAATTGTGATACCAATAATAAACCACCATGAATATCAAGTAGCGATTTATTCATCTTATCATTTTCATCAGAGAAGATTCGATAATTTAATAATTTGTGCAGTAATTTATCAGCTCTATCTGAAGTATCATCTGATTCCACACCGACTAGTGCCAATATACCCGTATTAATTTCACCTATAATAATTTTATCAACAGAAACACTTGCATGTGCGACTCGTTGTATTAATGCTTTCATATAATTTGCCTAAAATTGCGTTAATAACCGATGAGCTATGTTATAGGTGGCTCTAATCAATGCATCGGCGGTACCACGCTCGAAGGCGGAATGCCCTGACTCACCGATAATATTTAACTCACTATTTGGCCACAACTTGTGCAATTGCCAAGCATTATCTAATGGGCAGATAACATCATAACGCCCATGTACAATAACGCCAGGGATATGAGCAATTTTATCCATATCGTTTAGCAACTGATTAGGTTCTAAATGGGCATTATTCATAAAATAATGACATTCAATACGCGCCATTGCTAGTGCTTTTTTAGGTTCTAAAAAAGTATCTGATACTTTAGAGTTAGGCACAAGTGTTATTGTACGCCCTTCCCAACCAGACCAAGCCTTTGCCACCTCAAGCTGAATAGTTTCATCCGTACTTGTTAATCGTTTATAAAATGCTTGGACTAGATCATTGCGCTCATTGATAGGAATAGGAGCAATATAATCCTCCCAGAAATCTGGAAATAGACGACTAGCTCCCTCTTGGTAAAACCATTTAATCTCTGATGGGCGACACAAAAAAATCCCCCTCAAAATTAAACCCAATACTCGATTCGAATGCGCTTGTGCATAAGCTAAAGCCAATGTTGATCCCCAAGACCCACCAAAAACGACCCATTGGTCTATTAAGAGCTTTTGACGAATAACCTCAATATCAGAAACTAAATCCCATGTAGTATTATTTTCCAAACTAGCATAGGGAGTCGATTTCCCACAGCCGCGCTGATCAAATGTAATAATACGATAAATCGTTGGATCAAAAAAGCGTGCACTGTTTTCATCGCATCCCCCGCCTGGGCCCCCATGTAAAAACAATACTGGTAATCCTGTAGGCGAACCACTTTCCTCTACATGTAGAATATGTGGCTCAGCAACATTCATCTTATGCACAGCATAAGGCTTAATCTCTGGAAATAGTGCATGCATAATTTTATTTCATTCCATTAAGTTATTTTGCTAAAGACTTCTTAACAACGGTCACACCCTCTTCACCATTAACATCTTTAATACCCGCTAGCCATGTTTTTAATAAATCTGGATGTTTTTGTAAATACGCTTTAGCCGCTACTTTAGCTGGTACTTTATTTTCTAAAATATCCGCCATTAGTGCATTTTCCATATCCACTGTAAAGCGAATCTGGCTCACTAATTTAGCCTCAGCTGGACAACGTTTTTGGAAATCAGATGAAATCAGTGTAAATACTTTGGCACTACCATAGTTAGCACCGAATACTTCATCCCCCCCCTCTAAATACTTCATATCAATTTGACGATTCATAGGGTGAGGCTCCCAACCCAAAAACACAATGGGTTTTTTGGCTTTAACTGCACGCTGTACTTGACTAAGCATAGCCGCTTCGCTTGATTCTCTTAATTTAAAACCACCTAAATCAAAAAGATTTTCGGTTATCATTTTATCAATAAGCATATTGCCATCATTACCAGCCTCGACACCAAATATCTGCCCATTAAGCTCCTTTTTAAACTTAGCAATATCACTGAATGATTTAAGACCCGCATCATAAGCATAAGTAGGAACTGCAAGCGTGTACTTAGCACCCTCTAGATTTGCCTTTTCAGGCACAATGATTGTTTTATCAGCAATATAAGGTGCTGCTAACGTATCCATCGTTGGTGACCAATAACCTAAGAAAGCATCTATTTTTCCTCTTGAAACACTGGTAAAAGCGATAGGAACAGAAATAGTAGGAACACTTACATTAAGCCCTAAACCTTCAGCAACAACACTTACCATTGCTGTTGTTGCACTAATATCAGCCCAACCAGACTCTGCTAGCTTAATACTTTGACAACTCGTTGATAACTGCGATTCATCAGCAAACACAAATAGACTGGTTGTTAACCCTAATAATCCTGTACATAACATCGTTCTCAACTTGCGCACTTCTTATCTCCCAATATTACAATTCGTTGCTAGTCACATTACGCTATTTTATCTTGATAGCAAAATATTCTTTATTCATTTAAGATAGACTTAAGATAAATTATCAGATATTTTACTTCATTACCCTTAATAGATTGTGTTAATTTCTTATGAGCCATAACAATTATACATCTCGCCCTATCGTACTCTGTCTATCTGGTCATGACCCTAGTGGTGGAGCAGGAATCCAAGCAGACATAGAAGCAATACTTGCTCAAAATTGCCATGCAGCCCCAACTATCACAGCATTAACTGTACAAAATACAGTAGATGTTATCGATTTTAAAGTACTTGATAGAGAATGGGTATTAGCACAAGCCAATGCTGTATTAAAAGATATGTCCGTATCCGCCATTAAACTAGGTATGCTTGGCAATATGGAGATGGTTGATACTATTATTGAAATAGTTAAAGAAAACCCTAATCTACCTCTTGTTTGCGATCCTGTTTTACGTGCAGGTGGTGGTGGTGCTTTGGGAAAAGGGGATATTGCTTATGCTATACGAGAAAAACTGTTACCCCTTGCGACAATTGCCACTCCTAATCTTCCAGAAGCACGCATTCTAGCAGAGCTTCCAGAAGGCTCTGCCGATGAGTGTGCCGAAAAACTTTTATCGTATTGTAAACACCTACTCATTAAAGGTGGACATGAGTCAGACCCCATCATTTCTAATCGGCTATATAACCAACAAGGTGAGCGACACATTTTTACCTGCGAACGCTTACCGGGCAACTTCCATGGTTCAGGCTGTACACTCGCCAGTGCTTTATCAGGACGTCTCGCTCTTGGTGAAGAACTGGTCAGCGCTGTTGAAACAGCATTAAGTTATACATGGAGAACACTGAGAGATGCTGAGTCTCCAGGGCATGGCCAATACATTCCCCGTCGTCTACCATTAGACTTCTGCTCATGAAATTACATGGTCTTTATGGTATAACTGATACTGAATTATTAGCCAATGGCCGCCTATTACCTTATGTAGAGGCAGCCTTAAAAGGTGGTATGCAGGTTTTACAATACCGAGATAAAACACAAGACACAGCTCGTCGCTATGAAGA
Coding sequences within it:
- a CDS encoding DUF2782 domain-containing protein, which codes for MRFLFPTCCLLLTSACVYNPQTHNNNDISDENTPNNADTTITRYQEGDKTIEEQRIKGFLYSVKVIPKEGKPYYLINADGDNAALKNAGPQQKIPSWTLFNW
- a CDS encoding DUF3298 domain-containing protein, whose translation is MRYIRYLLISITSLLLCGCSYFKTTSQSDVAPFYWQLQQPNCKVETQQNNNCPNITYNGLNFNKFKKLNTLIDNKFLQILNAEKTTTLEEYLKNNLARANNGYHLNLSVQLMSENDVLIVLMLTLEEIPSTDQYNAPKVRFINFDKHKQKDITLKDAIITDKTESFWSTAQIAYKQWLEIQQLLNNETYQKDWPFIKTNNAALLPKQLMLKYSGNTLAPYAMGEPTLFIPYEQLHEILKPEYLPH
- the prlC gene encoding oligopeptidase A — its product is MNQTNPLLSNFDLPPYSKIKAEHVEPAVDTLLDTNRQAINTLLEQTPPVLTWENTVLALDEIGEKLGRAWSPVSHLNAVMNNVALRTAYEACLPKLSEYSTEIGQNKQLFERYKALQNSPIEKNFSIAQQTILKHTLRDFHLSGIDLPPEQQQRYGEIQTLLSELNSKFSNHVLDATQAWTKHVTDEQVLKGVPDDAKSQMAKAAQAKNLTGWLISLEFPCYYAVITYADDRNLREEIYQAYCTRASNQGPIANQFDNGPVMEEILSLRHELAKLLGFKNYAELSLADKMAETPSQVLSFLNDLATRSKPFAEQDLKELKQFAAEQGINTIQSWDISYFSEKLREARYSVSDEALRVYFPINKVLSGLFTIVKALYDIEISECYDFDTWHPNVRLFEIKEQGNTIGHFFFDLYARPHKRGGAWMDGVRDRYKNSQQQIVTPVANLVCNFMPATDGKPALLTHDEVTTLFHEFGHGLHHMLTRIEYSGASGINGVPWDAVELPSQFMENWCWQEESLALISGHYETGEPLPKDLLQKMLAAKNFQAGFMMIRQLEFSLFDFELHTHYDENQSVEQVLADVRKRVSVIIPPSYNRFANSFSHIFAGGYAAGYYSYKWAELLSADAFSRFEEEGIMNPQTGRLFRETILAKGGSEEPMDLFIEFRGRKPMIEPLLRHSGFLQEINK
- a CDS encoding YheV family putative zinc ribbon protein, which produces MITPKRFIAGAICPSCKEIDKLVMWSEDNLPHRECMACGFTDIFDEHKEKSNAPLEPNTRITPQEFIAKKEKIIQFFPNPKLNRKPH